The Pyrenophora tritici-repentis strain M4 chromosome 8, whole genome shotgun sequence genome contains a region encoding:
- a CDS encoding PRP38-assoc multi-domain protein: MDKNAIVKHTRPWQQMLMFFARTQKEHGWKSPKYRFTRRQREAWEVLIEQAKRSIEGDEEDEAEDMDEEREELDEEMMDDIDEAIEVAEEEPGQGEGPEPKKLSKIQKACLEFCIALLNHRITRREYDSPLVCALAVLGVKEDGWKGPEQYPPILSAVIKIARFMVVQKGLEMSGPEEDSGDETDDDLDDSAYESGPSQRRRPKGCLQLVQKMMDRFMVRGSHSPMQWMLDLRTYGLKIHYNTTTRGHVEWTNGDEQTPQQSIGSA; encoded by the coding sequence ATGGACAAGAACGCCATTGTCAAGCACACACGACCGTGGCAGCAGATGTTAATGTTTTTTGCACGCACACAGAAAGAGCACGGGTGGAAGAGCCCCAAGTATCGGTTTACGCGCCGGCAGCGAGAGGCATGGGAGGTGTTAATCGAACAGGCAAAGCGGAGCATAGagggagacgaagaagatgaagccgaggatatggacgaagagagagaagagctggacgaggagatgatggacgacatagacgaggcgatagaggtagctgaggaagagccaggtcagggagaaggccccgagcctaagaagttgtctaagatacagaaagcgtgtttggagttttgcattgcattacttaaccaccgcatcacccgtagagagtatgacagcccgctggtgtgcgcgttggcggtgctgggcgtcaaggaggacggatggaaggggccggagcagtacccgccgatattatcggcggtgatcaagatcgctcggtttatggtcgtgcagaagggactagaaatgtcagggcccgaggaggatagcggcgatgagacagacgacgacttagatgacagcgcgtacgagagcgggccaagccagcgacggcgtcccaaggggtgtttgcagttagtgcagaagatgatggaccggttcatggtgcgcggcagccatagccccatgcagtggatgttggatttgcggacgtatggattgaagatccattacaacactacaacccgcgggcatgtagagtggacgaacggcgacgagcagactccgcaacaatcaatcggatcggcatga